ttctttttaatgaaacatgatttttttttttttatcaagcacacaaaaaaacatctaagaATAATTAATACACAGATTGTATATTAAAGAAACTCCAACTATTAGATAGCTATTATTTGCAAGCCATAGTATGGTTTTGTGAATATTTCTATACTGTGTTTATGAATGACCTAATGACCTTTTCTTTATACATTTAGCcatatctggacaggattagtttctcagggggtcctgggataattttctcttttgtggGGGGGtccactgtgattttatttctgccCGGAACAagcatgtatgtttttttttctcacatgtcctctaaaaaaaaaatacaggctgaattacctactgtttttagcTTAACTCCATGGTCCtttggtaattttattcccgtccagaatcaCATCTCTGTCTGCTTGTCTGCttgtgtttattaataaaatagctatttgttcactgccacgcaccgtaattacacttcggCTGCACATATCCACGGAAatacatgtaaacacaacagtgagtgaaaatggaggagctactgaacacaatgtcatgtgaccaagaaagccaaaaaactcactggtcttcCTGTTTTTCCAGTTGCAAACCAGATTTAAAAGTTTTATCAATAAGAAGACAtgcaaaatatttttcacagacgtcctcctgagaaactaatcccctctAGAGGGGCTTTTGTCTCCATCTTGTGTCGGGTGTCTGTAACTGTCTCAGCTTCAGTAATAAGACAGAACAATGTGGCCCACCAGGGCTAGAGACTAATAGGCTGTTTTTTAATTCTAGGTCTAAACCCACAGGCAGTTCACTACCCTGCACAATTCCAACTATTCTCTTCAGCGGCAGAATCAggctgtttgaagggcagggGTGGAAAATAAAAAGAGCACCTAGAACATTTTTTGATTAATCATTTTTGATCAATATTGACATTGCATTATTGGACAATGCAGACTACAGtttagtacaaaaaaaatcattttaaatattaaataaaatgaaatagcaTAGTGTGAACAGGAAAGTGGTCACAAGAAAAACacgctttgatttttttttgtttacaacatGAGCAGACAACATttaacatacatatatttactaCACTTAATATACATTAACAaacctataaaaatatataaatcacttTTCAGTCAAATCAAATTGAAATCTGATGTACTTCATACGTAATTGACaaataattcataattttaaaatataggACAAAGACAGatatacaaatattaaaagaaataatAGACAATACAGTACTTACAATAACAATTAggattaattaaaacattttatgcaacaaaaatatgtaaaactgcaaaaaaaatgtagaaaaaagaaatataaataagaaacagaaataaaagaaacagtaaataaaaaaagaaacttatAAACCAAAACTTCATTCTAGATGAGTAGTCTGGTGTAAGGCCATGCAGTCCCTTAAAAACTAATAAATTTACTGTGCAAGTTATGAACATATCTATGTTGTAAATGCCAAGTActttaaaaaactcaataaacaaagctttaaaaaaataataataataaatattaattaatataaaaactaaataaagtgtaAAGACTAATGGGTTCTatattacaccctgcacaaggcgtgttgcgatgcttattgctatcttaaacaATGACAAAAGTCAACTGTCAGACGTTCATTCCTATTTTTGCTATGCAGGTGCAAACACATATTACACCCTTAAAGGTGTAATATGTCTTCTCCTTTTGGTTTAAATATAAAATCGTGCAAAAGAGTTTTGCATCATAACTAATTAACTGATCAACTAACTATCCTGCTAGCTCTTAAAGCATGCATGGGTCTTTCTGTGTTGCTCGGAAAGAGAAATTCATGTTAAATTACATGGGTGGTAAAAAGGTGTGAAATATTCAAAATGCCCtaaaataaaacatactgtattttttgcaccttatgtatgaatgtgtatttaccatgttaaaacaagctacgtgggacaaactgctagttAATGTCACCCTGacttacaggaacactcacgGTTTCTCAGTGTCGCACTTCCTcatcctttaaataataaataaaccacaTAAAAATATGCAGTGTGAAAGCAAAACTAACCAGACCGAATAGACTccttggccaaaaaaaagtccccccctggatttaagtaagtaaatgatgtggggttaaagcttcagttggtctgcaggtctaggttcagcaacagtatgtgctgaaagaatgaggtcagctgacttcctgaataaactgaatatagaccaggttattccatcaatgtttttttcttccctgatgacacgaccatattccaagatgacaataccaggatttATGGGGTGggattgtgaaagagttcagggttcaggaagcatgagatcatcattttcacacaaggATTGAGAGTTTTCTCCACAGAGTCAACCTCATTGAGAAAAACCCTTAGCTACATGTGATATATACAACCATTCCATTAAGTAAGTAAATTTATCTCATTATTATTCTCTTATTTGATTTTTCAAAATCGATACTTCAGACCATTTGTATGTGTGTTGGGGGTTaagtttaaagctcaccttccgtcgttttttctttcattttaaaatgtctagttgtggtctctagtatgaatgaatgacatgtgagccgtttttgtaaaaaaaaagtgctcaggtgtctctgtatagtagaggtgtgccaaaaaatcgattcacataagaatcttgattctcatttactacgattcagaatcgatttaaaatgtcccaaaatcgattctgaggggcaggttttagactgattttgggctgggtatttttgttggacctggcaaccctggggatagggcttgtcccttcaaacggagatcttccagacacacacagagcgtaggtgtttgagaatcaccggtaagatggcagaacaagcactatattaccttagattaacgtgtagtttcaatgttttatggcagaatgcttcataacaagcataaaaaagatcgctagtagttagtttcagtaactgttagctagctaactagctaactttccagttccaccttaaataacgctacaggtggcagcgggctgcagcatttaaggcggaacggaaaaataacaataagctaatcagagctaatttcagctcctcatcacagaggaattaaggaatggacaatatgaattaatttctccacctcctgccccctttctgaagaaatacaacgaccttaaagttaactagttaatcagcagctgctcctgaactttagcgctccactgctatcatcacatcagcccagcagcgtcacctacacaccaccgctagtagcctggtaataaagcagtgttatttattatttatttattgttcattaacgtcattgtgatatcccagtgatttctctgtcactgaggacccacattcctgcacattttattgtttttgtaacacattacttgctccaggaccagtgtatattatggagggttttttttcaataagattcataagccagaagcagaaatttttataattcaaatcgttttgaatcaaaaatcgattttgaatcgaatcgtggcccccaaaatcggaatcgaatcgaatcgtgagatagtaaacgattcccacccctactgtatagctcttttttaatggactgttttaggggtgtgtccaaaatgaccggattccagctttgctaatgaatattcatacatgcaaacagcatgcaaatatctctcctctgattggctaggagcactgcgacgcccctccaccgctctgccgctcactgcctcccacctcctaactgatgagcggtgatgttgcgtcgcttcagctccgcctctgggagtttctcgagccaaggtgggctggtctgtgagtttctgcctaggtaggcagaaagataattcaaaattcacccgtttttcggagggggggaggggggatttctttgcttagctcctgcagacaatgggggctgcaaaacagtttaatgtgcaggtgtacacattcaactcggagagacctactgtattccacaaaaaacaagaaaaatctgattttcgcggaaggtgagctttaagaaccCCTGATTTAGAGATTTATCAGTTAAAACAATGACATGCTAAGGTCAATGTTGGTGTAATACCATGTTTTACTCACTGGGGGTCAGCAGGACTTTTGCTGAAGTTTACAGCAGCGTACTCAACATCCTGCTCCTCTGGAGCATCTACAGGAAGTGTGTAAGTTGTGGGTTTTGGAGAGGTTTTAAAGCGAACGCTGGAGTACTGAACAGTGTCCTGATCTTCTGAAGCTTCTCTTGATGAGGGCTTTGTGCTCAAGACCGGGTTTGAGGTGCTATCATTCACATGGCAGGAGTCACACTgaataaaagagaataaaatgcAAATAGTATCAATATTAGGTTAGATTTGTTAGAATCACATGATCACATCCCCCTCCGCCTCATGCTCACCTCTCCACTTTGAGCTTTAGACCTTCTCCACCTAAAGAAGCAACAAAGAGAACAGGGCTCTGTTTACTTGTTCATTTGACAggcaaatttaaaatataataatacaaaaaaaatcacataccaAATCCACACAGCAGCTGCGATGACTATCAGAGCCAGAATGACCACCAGTGATCCCACTGTGGTCAACAGTAAGCTCCTCTCTTGAGCTTCAGAAACAAACCATGAACCACAGAATCATCAGATGTTACAGCAGATTACAGATTCTGATCATGATAAAAATATAGTGAAACTATTGGAGAGACTACCAGCAATTTTACTTTACACAACAAGAGTGGAACTTGTTTTGGTTTAATGGTTCAAGTCTGATAAAAAAGTATCTTCATAGAAACATTTGAACCATTTAAACAAACAATGAACTACTgggtgagtcaaaagtcacaggaaAATCTTACATATCTGAATTCAACTGCAAGTAATTGGTGAGGTGGCCGATACAATATAGGCCATCTTGAAACAAGGTTATTATTGTTGACGAAAACgaacaaaataacgaaaactgaaaaaagtgaaaaaacattttcgttaactgaaactaatagaaacgttaattaaaaggaaaaaaaggtaactaactaGAACTGtagtttgtgtttataaaactaactaaagcGAGCTGAAATTACAAATAGAATACGAAATCTTGCTCGCTAAGGGGAGTCTGTGGCATTACTTCTTGTTTAGAGAGCTAATGTTAGCTgcaaaataatgacagaaaaccctgaggaagctgcagaattctgAATGGGATTAAAATATGAGtgtgagggagataaaagcacgtgttctgtagtgaaacaggagatacagtatgaggaATAAACTCCACTCAGCTATTGGTCTATAtgagaagcagctgtgagaacctttacctgtgagcagCTTAATACCTGAACACTCCACGTGGGAGAATTAACTGAttaatctctctctttgtctctctctctctctaatttctttggtgaaaatgagtgaaacctctagagtttattgagtttctGAGTTTgattatgtgtttctcagattaaGCTTTCTGATATGATGTGTATTTCATGTTTATTTGTGTCCTGTTCtctattttaagcagcagtattacatatattttacacttaagGCTGCAGCTTgtggactgttacagtttttgtggacagttggttgtttGACAGTAACTGAATATGTTTACAAATGGTTTCTTTTTGAATCCTGTACTTCACAAATAACACAATGTATGAGAAAAACTAATACTAgcattaataataactaaataataactaaaactaagcattaataaaaaataaaaactagcaaacctactctaaaaactaattaaaactaactgaattgggggagaaaaaatgaaaacaaaataaaattaaactataatgaaaaattcaaaactattataaccttgtcTTGAAAGGGtccatattttgtttctgaaataaaagggtgtcctgtgaTTTCAATATTTTATACATACTCTGTTGTTAAGTATAGAAATTGTTTTAAAGGGTTTAAGATTTCATGGTTTAGTAAATACCCACCATCTTTAATAAACAGGCTCTTTTTTTTAGGAGTAATAATGTCAAGCACTGTTTTGCATTTCTCAAACTGGAGACTAGGGGGTGCTAAAGGACAGCAAAAAAAGTCTctaacagcaactttataggttATTAAACAGTCTTTTGGCATAtctacaaaatgtgtttttacaaaatattaaaaataaaagtcatgGCAATCCAATGCTCACATAAAAAGAACAAAGCTAGCAAAAAGTTCTGATTATACTGATCATTTATCTGGTCCAGAAAAAAATTAGCATGCAGTTATGTAAACGATTACAGTTGTGGTTAGATTATACACTGCGTTTTGTCACAGGCCAAAAGTCTCTTAACCTAAAAGTGTGCAGGATCTATAGGCCTAGCTGCAACATCTGAACTATCAGAAAAAAGAAACACTTTCTGATACCTGTAACTTTCAGAGTGACTCCAGGATTTCCAGAGAATTTGTTTCCTTTAGATCCATTGATTCGAAAATAATATTCTCCAGAGTCGTTCATTCTTACATCTCTTATCCTCAGAGTGCAGTTCTTCTCTTTATCTCCAATAAACTCCACCCGACCAGCAAATTGCTCGTCCTCTTTCAGGTCATTTGGCTCAGTTTTAAACCACATGTAATGCCAGAAGACTTCAGTAACTGTGAGACCACTGGGATATGAGTAAGTGCACGGAAAGTCCACTGATGAACCCTCCAAAACACACACTCTTCTGTTTGTGTAGATCACATTCCAACAGTTCTCATTAGACACACCTGTAAGAAAGTAAAAGATTAGCatgctttgatttgatttgatcataAATAATTAGATATGAACAGATCTAATACTCACACACTGCATTGGAGTGGATTTCTGTATGGCTGCTAACAGAGCAGGAGTAACTGCCAGCAGTAAGGTGGGACAAAGTCAAAGAACCCTTATCACCACCAATTCCAAAAACCTCTCCTCCATTCTTGTACCACTTGTAAGAATGAGTCCCAGAAGTCAAACTGCAGGAAGTTCTACAGGTCAATTTCTCTCTATTCTCCTTGACCTGAAGGACTGAAATGaaaatcatttataaacacaAGCATCATAGTTATAATTACTGAACAGATCATCATATTCCTGCTCTGTTTACCCATAACTGTGAGTCTGACTGCAGGAGAGCTTTGATGTTTCACTCCATCATCTGTAATAATCATGAGCTGATAATCTCCAGAGTCTCCCTCTCTCAGGTCtcttattgtaagagttgagttgGAGCTGGTGGTCTTAGTGGTCACTTGTTCTGCGCAGTCTGAATGTAAAGTTAAATCCTCTGGATGATCCTGATTCTTCCATTTATCTTTCTGTTTGGAGTTGAACCAGAAGACAGTTCTGATGTTGGTGTTTGAATAAGAGCAGGTCAGGTTCACCTCTGAATCCTGCAGAGCACAGATAGTCTGAGGCTTGCAGGACACACTGATACGCTCACCTACAGAACCTGAAAGAAATGACAATTACAGAAAATGAGGATCCATACAGTATATTCAGTACATTAGCTTCCATTCATtccattcagcggcagactgctgtcccagtcctgctccacagacagactccgaaagtcttttgtccctcaggtcacaagactgttcaactcctctcagcacagcaaactgaagactctgtgacaccttttctttccggcaattctggccacaccatggacacacccccatttatggacacactctcagtcttgctgatgcctataacactatttttatagttctaccctattttgcactagtagttcattcactagttcactcatctactgtttacgtatcttttgcactgctaaatttaaattattatttagctttttttttttgttaccagTGGATACCAGTGATCAATATGCTGGATTATTCTAGTCTGGTGCTGGATGATCTGAATAGGTTCTATTGCTAGTGGCCAGACTTTTAGGCTCAGTAAGTTCCATTTAATGATCTGCTGATGTACAGCGGTCCTGTGCTCATAAACTGACCAAGTATAAATGTGTTCCGAATGTGAAGAATAATATAAAGTGGTCAAACAAATGATGTATCTAATAAAGTGAAAAGTGTGTGCATTCTTACCTGGAATAAACAACAGGATGATAAAGGATAGAATTTCACATTTAAAGCCCATGGTACCACCAGACCTGATCTCTGCAGAAACAAACAACAAGCAGCATTTAAAGAAGTCAAATTCTGTGAGGCAGTCAAGGAACCACATCTTGTTACAGGAAACCCTGTGTGAATGCCAGTGCTACgtttaatacacttgaggttcatgctttaacatgtaatattggcactgctgcggTAGAGGCTGAGTGCCATAGAGCATGTAGCATGGTTGGTAGGTTAGCATGGTTGCCTCTATTGTCAactatttcagtcaaaattgtggaaatctaagcttactgtgaataaacctgctttactcacttaaataagggtttcaggacagaaatctgtgtagactaaagTGTAGTGCTCATTTAACCTCGAAAGAAaacgtttttttaagaattaaagttttgtttacttcggtgtTCCCTAGCGGCAGCACCTGCAAAATtaccctacactgtaaaaaattgcTGTAAAAATACAGCCAAATTGCCACAGTACAATACTGTTTTTCTTAAAATAGGGTAATACTGTCAATAGTAACGCTTTATTCACAGTATTACCGTATTTTGCCGGCATATGGCacaagtaaaacattttacagtaaaGAACAGTATTTTCCCAAAGCCATCCTCAGGAGATGTATCCAATTGCACAGCCGGAGAGCCACCGCAGACCTATCTAGACCTGTGGTTTTAGACCTGCAGTTCTAGACGTGCCGTAGTTATAGATGTGCGCAGCCAAGGGGCTTGAAATGTAACATGTAATATACAGATACTGTTTTGGTATGTCATGGGAGCAGACTAAGGAAAGAGATGTTTGTAAGCAACAATAATATATGATAGCTTGTAATGTCTGAAGgtcatttttataatatttttataataattataattttcatCATGAAGGATGAATCTGGCTAGCAATGATGTGTCTTAGTTCATTAAGTTCTACTTAGCTTTATAGCTACCAGGTAGCTAGTTTgactaattttaccaaattaccaaattaatcaaaactgtccaaaaaaaaaagaatgaaaaaaatgagttttactaattttatttaaatacaaaatgtggTGTAAATGTTACGGGAGAGGGAAGTGttggatattttatttatatatgtttatgcagatatgtttatatttcgttgtttatttgattaatcatTATGAATGTGCTTTACTATTATTTAGCTTGCACTTTCTTTTAGTGAAATAAAAGGGTCTGCTTGTGGAACTTGTTTTGActggaaaacaggtggaaaaataAATGATCTTAAAAGAGGTGTAGAAAAAAAGGCGGGAATGAGAACAAACAAGGAAAGGAGCTCAGTCTTGAGGGTCGTGTCATTTGTGAGGGCATCCTACCTACATTCTTGACCAGGTTTGCAACTTTGTTTGCaatgtactatgtgttcaatttGCAGTACCAGGAGGAGGCCTCTTGTACTTTGAAGTTCATTCAGAGTTGTTTCTTATATCTGTCATTTTCTTCTTGTGCATGCTTAATTTCCTAAATCACTCTAAAAGTCACCAACTGAATGCTATTTTATACTGCTGTATCTCCAGACGCTTCATTGGGATAAACCTAGAGAGGGGTTCAAAGACGATCCGGGGCAAGGTGGTCTCAAAGAAGACAAGCAAAATTGTCTACAAGAAATCTCAGGCAGTCAATCCTCG
Above is a genomic segment from Astyanax mexicanus isolate ESR-SI-001 chromosome 23, AstMex3_surface, whole genome shotgun sequence containing:
- the LOC125787117 gene encoding uncharacterized protein LOC125787117 — its product is MGFKCEILSFIILLFIPGSVGERISVSCKPQTICALQDSEVNLTCSYSNTNIRTVFWFNSKQKDKWKNQDHPEDLTLHSDCAEQVTTKTTSSNSTLTIRDLREGDSGDYQLMIITDDGVKHQSSPAVRLTVMVLQVKENREKLTCRTSCSLTSGTHSYKWYKNGGEVFGIGGDKGSLTLSHLTAGSYSCSVSSHTEIHSNAVCEY